The nucleotide sequence GGCCTTAAGTTCAGATTATAATCAAACTATCAAACAACATCTGTAATCGTCAAAGAAACAAAGGTTTCAGTGCGgttataattcatatatatatacagatacgttaaactaacaaaaaaaaattgttttggtgtaattttattgtttgattggaatatattttgtttgtccGAATTAAacactaaaattgtttttttttttttaatttatttattctctggataattattttttgaaggTATACAGATGATAGAAAGTAGGGATTGTTACACAAACGACGATTGCAAAGGCGTGCAACCATGTCCAGTGCCTCTTGCTTGTGTCTTTGGCAACTGCATTTGTCCATGGAAAAATCAATCTAAACTCTCAAGTACTTGTCAAATAATATGTGCGcgtttgaaaaaaaaagctataaattCTTATGATGCTAGTCCATGTATTTGCATCGATAAGTAAATCAAGAACAGAATCAAGAAATATGTGTAGCAATCAGAACTGTCACCTCAAATAACTGATTGTAAAAATCAGATTGTAACAACAATATAATTAGAATTGTAACCTGAAATAAACTGACTATAAAAATCTATTCTTGTTTCATTTATAAAACCCCTAGACcataatacttttttctttcttcatcatgACTTTTTCGGTTTTCAGGCATGTATTCCAATATATGATTTTGAGGCAGACACCCCCTTTTGGAAAAGACTCCAATAAAGTTACATAAGCATGACactatacttttaaattttaaattataggatgtcaatttttcatatttacatttgagataatattaaatatataatttacatttgagataatattaaatacatgtatatatatatatatatatcgtaaaACATAGTCaattatatgtataattcatGTTAGTGTTGAACTAAGTTTGGACatttttttggatgttttcttacaattttattCCACACTATCCCAAGATAGAAAGTGAATTACACAACAACGAAACATATAAAGAATTTAATGAAAAGATTCACAGTGTTATCGAATTCTATAATTTCAACAaaatttttcctttgttttataCCACCGCACTCTCGTCGCAAAGTCTCCAAGTAAGATGCACGTTGTAAGATGGCGCTGAAAGTGAATTACACAACGacaaaaacattcaaaagaATCTAGTGAACAGATTTATGCTATAACGAattctaacatttttttcttttgttttatactgTCGCGCTCTCGTTGCAAAGTCGCCAAATGAGATGCACGTTATAGAATGGCGTTGAAAGTAAATTACACAACgacaaaaacatttaaaagaatttaGTGAACAAATTCATGTGTTACCGAATTCTAACAactttttcctttgtttataTTGTCGCATTCTCGTCACAAAGTCACCAAATGACATGCATGTTGCAGGATGGCGTTGAAAGTGAATTACACAACGACAAAACATTCAAAAGAAATTAGTAGATTTAAGCGTTATcgaattctaaattttaataattttttatctttgttttgtatgttGCTTTTTATTACAAAGTCGTCAACATACACGAGGTTGTAGGATGGAACTGAAagtcaatcatatatataaaagtagagtttcagtctctccttattggtccacttggcaatgcaattctaacaaaaaaaaaattatattaatacacaaatttattaaacaattgattttcacatttaacacacataatataaaactgaaatctttatagcttctccctataaattatgcattaactttatttctccactaagttgtattaatcaattgtattaaaacaaaacaataaattagaattgtaactctcatttttctaaatgtaatttttcatcatttctcttcctataaatactcattatcttattctcttagtctatcactctttcattctctcatcttcttccactactctcaaatctcttttttgttttgttttgttttgttttgtattttttttgttattgttgttgtatgggttataaaaaatcaaatcaaatatcattgtaaaagcttagttttagagtttgtatgatatgtatatcttatatatttattttaatcttttaaaatgtttatctccattttctattttatattaacatcttataagtcattattttcatacttccttacaatattcaccacacaataagatcataaagttgaaatgatccatatgtaattatctattatgtctctggttatctcacatattcatgtatcattttaaataatttataaagatcaatataatatttaaagatcaatataattatccatttatccatttataaagactattttgttttgtgatccaattgttaaatctgcagagatcaatataatatatatatatatatatatttttttttatgatttgaggtttttgaaaacaaaaagaacataattaaacaattggttttttgtgtctttaatcaaaataaaaaatgatccaaaaaaaaaaacatattcaactggaacttaaatataaaaataaaatataattttaaaaatatcatttcactaaattctctaaagatgaaaccattagtatgaaatctagcactataaattaaattgatgagtgaaaaccaaaaaaatataagttatccttgggattttaaaaattattgagattgaagaattcatataattttataagaaaactaatttagtttgtcacttaaaaagtaatattttttattttgaaatattatgtgtaagtgttgagtttatatcaacaaacaaccaaatcatgtgaattttgattcagccacttggtattccttttattttaggttataaaaaattaaaatatttatttataattaaagacatgtaactccatttaactcaaatgtaactcctatccaataattgtacattaattcattcctcctactaacttattatctttcaagagaaattattttttgttaaattttaatatttttttatttattttggttggctaaagttatattcatattttggttggctaaattaatatatttctcatgtaaaattattgtttataatatatttctcatttcaaagtttaaagcaatatatcatatatataaaagtaaggttttggtctctccttattggttgattttcatttaatgttttctaatttttttattttatttttttatttgctttctaattgctttaaaaaatatttaagatccaataaacacaataaatttaaaattataactgaaaataaaataaattatgcattaatcatattctaccactcaattttattcaaacacaataaattactattgtaactccatagttctaaatgtaacttccatcatttcttatcatataaataagcattctctcaatctatcattctctcatattgacattcttttactatctcattttcacattctctcattctcttctacaatacctcaaatcatttttcatttttttttgttatttttgatttcttatttttgttgtatgggtttaaaaaaaaaatgaaatatcattgtaaattgttaatgctaaattttaattttagagactacatgatatatattttacattgttcttattttaaaagatttatctcctttatctaatttggattattatcttataagtaatcattctctcttcctctcccaccaatatcaaatgttgttatatctca is from Camelina sativa cultivar DH55 chromosome 20, Cs, whole genome shotgun sequence and encodes:
- the LOC109131341 gene encoding putative defensin-like protein 303, which produces MNTNKIAFFLALFLVSAFCIQMIESRDCYTNDDCKGVQPCPVPLACVFGNCICPWKNQSKLSSTCQIICARLKKKAINSYDASPCICIDK